In one Paraburkholderia megapolitana genomic region, the following are encoded:
- a CDS encoding cystathionine gamma-synthase family protein: MAYRNYHKRTIAGRDLHPETQMMSYGYDPFLSEGSVKPPVFLTSTFAFRTAEDGADFFDMVSGRKPSPEGESAGLVYSRFNHPNLEIVEDRLALLDGSESAVVTSSGMSAIAAVLLAFLRPGDCVVQSAPLYGGTETLISKFLPEWGITAQVIDDGLSTDAIRDALEAAAKRGHVRMCYIETPANPTNALFDLEGLRREIDAFETRHGYRPLSVCDNTMLGPLYQKPVKQGIDLCVYSLTKYVGGHSDLVAGGVTGTRALVTKVRGIRSSLGSQLDPHSSWMITRSMETLVLRMEAAARSGTAVARWLADNPHRPVKVLHSELNDDPAYQAVYRRQCTGPGSTFAFVLDGGREQAFRFINGLTLFKSAVSLGGTESLICHPASTTHSGVPAAARAAAGVSEGLIRVSVGLEHPDDLIADLSNALEHC, encoded by the coding sequence ATGGCCTATCGCAACTACCATAAGCGCACGATCGCCGGCCGCGATCTGCATCCCGAGACACAGATGATGTCGTATGGCTACGATCCCTTCCTCTCGGAAGGCTCGGTCAAGCCGCCTGTGTTTCTGACATCGACGTTCGCGTTCCGTACCGCGGAGGACGGCGCCGACTTCTTCGATATGGTCTCCGGTCGCAAGCCCTCGCCGGAAGGTGAAAGCGCGGGGCTCGTCTACAGCCGTTTCAATCATCCGAATCTGGAAATCGTCGAGGACCGGCTCGCGCTGCTCGACGGTTCCGAATCGGCCGTGGTGACGTCGAGCGGCATGTCGGCGATTGCCGCGGTGCTGCTCGCATTTCTGCGCCCGGGCGACTGTGTCGTGCAGTCGGCCCCGCTGTACGGCGGCACTGAAACGCTGATCTCGAAGTTTCTTCCCGAATGGGGCATTACCGCGCAGGTGATCGACGACGGTCTGTCGACGGATGCGATTCGCGACGCACTCGAAGCCGCCGCGAAAAGAGGCCACGTGCGCATGTGCTACATCGAGACGCCGGCCAATCCGACCAACGCGTTGTTCGATCTCGAAGGATTGCGTCGCGAGATCGATGCGTTCGAAACGCGTCACGGCTATCGTCCGCTTTCGGTGTGCGACAACACGATGCTCGGGCCGCTGTACCAGAAGCCGGTCAAGCAAGGCATCGACCTCTGCGTGTATTCGCTGACGAAGTACGTCGGCGGACACAGCGATCTCGTCGCGGGTGGCGTGACAGGTACGCGCGCCCTCGTCACCAAGGTGCGCGGCATTCGCAGCTCGCTCGGCTCGCAACTCGATCCGCACTCGTCGTGGATGATCACGCGTTCAATGGAAACGCTCGTGCTGCGGATGGAAGCCGCTGCGCGTAGCGGCACCGCCGTCGCACGATGGCTTGCGGACAATCCGCATCGGCCGGTTAAGGTATTGCACTCCGAACTGAACGATGATCCAGCGTACCAGGCCGTTTATCGACGGCAATGTACGGGGCCGGGATCGACGTTTGCGTTTGTGCTCGATGGTGGTCGTGAACAGGCGTTCAGGTTTATCAATGGTCTGACGCTGTTCAAGTCGGCGGTCAGTCTGGGCGGCACGGAATCGCTGATCTGTCATCCGGCGTCGACGACGCACTCGGGCGTGCCGGCCGCGGCGCGCGCCGCCGCGGGGGTGTCCGAGGGATTGATTCGCGTCTCGGTTGGACTCGAGCACCCGGACGATCTGATCGCCGATCTGTCGAATGCGCTGGAGCATTGCTGA
- a CDS encoding GH92 family glycosyl hydrolase: MKRFSEVIFVLLATGILAGCGGDSHPGSGPVDAAAVARQNANSSAGAGGSAGAAAADSAENLAASGSMMRVTQYVNPLIGTLASNSPNPVPAGQAGSVVPAAGLPSGMVQWAPDTNTTPAPSNSAEPGSPAGYYYDINSIQGFSLTHMSGAGCSGNDGEFPVMPTTDVTKLVPTFQHSNEHAQAGAYSVLLDNQVKVELTATLRSGFGRFTYPASQPSILVLNATRTNTRSQVSGSIIKVASNAISGSTIGGGFCGNSTSVPVYFYAQFSKPFNSTSSFSNGIATMNFDAGSTVLMKVGISYVSVDNAKRNLLKENPGWDFDGIKALADRTWNERLNSIQVSGGTPDAMTKFYTALYHASWAPSVFSDVNGQYIGFDNAVHTVAHGQAAQYTSFSGWDIYRSLIPLKAILHPNETSDMVQSLVNDADQCGAIPHWVNDNVEDGVMPGDAGSLMVAGAYAFGARNFDQKGALAHMVKMVNIPGTACQNPGMTTYGGLNDFLGAGHLVPGDGVWAAGSTNLEYTSSNFAVSQFAGALGNTTIQKMALSHSAYWQNVLNTSLTPPLLAARNGDGSWVPESPNSTDNYVEGNAEQYTWMVPFNAAGLFSQLGGNTAVVSRLNTFFTVLNAGMSLPNFYMGNEPTFEVPWMYNWAGSPSGTQNVVQQIMNTAFSTKPDGLPGNDDLGAVSGWYVWGALGLYPQIPAVGGFAIGSPQFPSIVVHLGNGKTLRIAARGAPDSNYVQSLTVNGAAQTSSWLPLAALDRGAKMDFTMGTSASDWGSAASDAPPSFAVPVAQNMLDAFNNHGAGTDGSANTDGNGADFDGGLYSYSSNAMAAAGWNASQPFVFDGATFPTSGMGGLNNAVALGQTITLSGAQSGGNLVVLGSSNNGPSSGQARVTYSDGTSTTFTLAFDDWTLNGGSASVSTGAQTALTMSYRNQGNGQKDNTKTYLFAIKVPLATGKTVASVTLPRTASTGKLHVFGIAVGS, translated from the coding sequence GTGAAGAGATTCAGCGAGGTCATCTTCGTTCTGCTTGCAACAGGCATTCTGGCCGGATGCGGTGGCGACAGCCATCCCGGCAGCGGGCCGGTCGATGCAGCAGCGGTTGCGCGCCAGAACGCGAATTCGTCGGCGGGTGCCGGCGGCTCGGCAGGTGCGGCAGCGGCCGATAGTGCCGAGAATCTTGCGGCGTCCGGTTCCATGATGCGGGTGACGCAGTACGTCAATCCGCTGATCGGCACGCTGGCGAGCAATTCGCCGAACCCCGTGCCTGCGGGTCAGGCTGGCAGCGTAGTGCCCGCGGCGGGTTTGCCGTCCGGCATGGTTCAGTGGGCCCCCGATACGAATACGACACCGGCCCCTTCAAACAGCGCGGAGCCGGGCTCCCCGGCGGGCTACTACTACGACATCAACAGCATCCAGGGCTTTAGCCTGACGCACATGAGCGGCGCCGGATGTTCGGGCAACGACGGCGAATTCCCCGTCATGCCGACCACCGATGTCACGAAGCTGGTCCCGACCTTCCAGCACAGCAACGAGCACGCGCAGGCCGGTGCCTATTCGGTGCTGCTCGACAACCAGGTCAAGGTCGAGTTGACGGCGACCTTGCGCAGCGGGTTCGGACGCTTCACCTATCCGGCTTCGCAACCGTCGATCCTCGTGCTCAACGCCACGCGAACCAACACGCGCTCGCAGGTCTCGGGCAGCATCATCAAGGTCGCAAGCAATGCGATCTCCGGCAGCACGATCGGCGGCGGATTCTGCGGCAATTCCACCAGCGTGCCGGTCTACTTCTACGCGCAGTTCAGCAAGCCGTTCAACAGCACGTCGTCGTTCAGCAACGGCATCGCGACGATGAATTTCGATGCGGGATCGACGGTGCTGATGAAGGTCGGCATCTCCTACGTGAGCGTCGACAACGCGAAACGCAATCTGCTGAAGGAGAACCCGGGCTGGGACTTCGACGGCATCAAGGCACTCGCCGACCGGACCTGGAACGAGCGGCTGAATTCGATTCAGGTATCCGGCGGCACGCCCGATGCTATGACGAAGTTCTACACGGCGCTGTATCACGCGTCGTGGGCACCGAGCGTCTTTAGCGACGTCAACGGGCAATACATCGGCTTCGACAACGCCGTCCATACCGTGGCGCACGGACAGGCCGCGCAGTACACGAGTTTTTCGGGCTGGGACATCTATCGCTCGTTGATTCCTTTGAAAGCGATCCTGCATCCGAATGAAACCAGCGACATGGTTCAGTCGCTCGTGAACGACGCCGATCAGTGCGGCGCGATTCCGCACTGGGTCAACGACAACGTCGAGGACGGCGTGATGCCAGGCGACGCGGGCTCGTTGATGGTTGCCGGCGCGTACGCGTTCGGCGCGAGGAACTTCGATCAGAAGGGCGCGCTCGCCCACATGGTCAAGATGGTGAACATTCCGGGTACCGCGTGTCAGAACCCAGGCATGACCACGTATGGCGGACTGAACGATTTTCTCGGTGCCGGCCATCTGGTTCCCGGCGACGGCGTGTGGGCCGCGGGTTCGACGAATCTCGAGTACACGAGCAGCAATTTCGCGGTGTCGCAGTTTGCCGGCGCGCTCGGCAACACCACGATCCAGAAGATGGCGCTGAGCCATTCGGCGTACTGGCAGAACGTGCTGAACACGTCGCTGACGCCGCCGCTGCTTGCCGCTCGTAACGGCGACGGTAGCTGGGTGCCTGAAAGCCCGAATAGCACCGACAACTACGTCGAAGGCAACGCCGAGCAATACACGTGGATGGTGCCGTTCAATGCAGCGGGGCTGTTCTCGCAGCTTGGCGGAAACACGGCGGTGGTGTCGCGCCTGAATACGTTCTTCACGGTGCTCAACGCGGGGATGAGCCTGCCCAATTTCTACATGGGTAACGAGCCGACCTTCGAAGTACCGTGGATGTACAACTGGGCGGGTTCGCCGTCGGGCACGCAGAACGTCGTGCAGCAGATCATGAACACGGCGTTCAGCACGAAGCCGGATGGCCTGCCTGGCAACGACGACCTCGGCGCTGTGTCGGGCTGGTATGTCTGGGGCGCACTGGGCCTGTATCCGCAGATTCCGGCGGTGGGCGGTTTTGCGATCGGTAGTCCGCAATTCCCGTCGATCGTCGTGCATCTCGGCAACGGCAAGACGCTGCGGATCGCTGCGCGCGGCGCCCCCGATTCCAACTATGTGCAGAGCCTGACCGTGAACGGCGCTGCGCAGACCAGTAGCTGGTTGCCGCTCGCCGCGTTGGACCGCGGTGCGAAGATGGACTTCACGATGGGCACGTCAGCGTCCGACTGGGGCAGTGCTGCGTCCGATGCGCCGCCTTCGTTCGCCGTACCGGTCGCCCAGAACATGCTGGATGCGTTCAACAATCACGGTGCCGGTACCGACGGCAGTGCCAACACGGACGGCAACGGTGCGGACTTCGATGGCGGCTTGTACAGCTATTCGTCGAACGCGATGGCGGCGGCCGGATGGAACGCGAGCCAGCCGTTCGTCTTCGATGGCGCGACGTTCCCGACCTCGGGCATGGGTGGGCTGAACAACGCGGTCGCGCTCGGTCAGACGATCACGTTGAGCGGCGCGCAGTCGGGCGGCAATCTGGTCGTGCTGGGTTCGTCCAATAACGGACCGAGCAGCGGTCAGGCACGCGTCACGTATTCGGATGGCACATCCACGACCTTTACGCTCGCTTTCGACGACTGGACGCTGAACGGTGGCTCGGCCAGCGTCAGTACGGGCGCACAGACTGCGCTGACGATGTCGTACCGCAACCAGGGCAACGGTCAGAAGGACAACACGAAGACGTATCTGTTTGCGATCAAGGTACCGCTTGCCACAGGCAAGACGGTCGCGAGCGTGACGCTGCCGCGCACGGCCAGCACCGGCAAGCTGCATGTGTTCGGCATCGCAGTGGGGAGTTGA
- a CDS encoding dicarboxylate/amino acid:cation symporter: MNLPNNRKRISMPLQMLAGLGLGIVFGLFVPGISTKLAFISTIFAHGIKMVVMPLILLSVTLGTFRAGVQRAHLGKTALWSIVFFVIMTLLASSLGLGLNLLFRPGLGASLAETAAMPANLAGGIDWTKFLVDMVPANIVGALVEGNALPVLVFGVLLGSALSVVEDRAAPLVAVLESFLAALFKMIEWVIALSPFAVFASIAWLLASKGVSAITPLIKLLGIAYLGMAVLAIVLTLILKLIGLSPRAVIKQVSEPLILAFSTRSSEITFPVHLKRLTEMGVPQSVASTILPLSYIFNRDGAVLYTALAVGYLADAYHLAWSWPVMFTIVVLTIITIDGAANVPSGAIVAITAILSAVGLPAEAVLLILGIDAFFDMGRTALNVYASTVATAVAMRISGEPYSGPATDERTAGPLGSLRENT; encoded by the coding sequence ATGAATCTGCCAAATAATCGAAAAAGAATATCAATGCCGTTACAGATGCTGGCGGGGCTTGGGCTCGGCATCGTCTTTGGACTCTTCGTGCCGGGGATCAGCACGAAGCTCGCGTTTATCTCCACGATTTTCGCGCATGGGATCAAGATGGTCGTCATGCCGCTGATTCTTTTGTCCGTCACGCTGGGGACGTTTCGGGCTGGCGTGCAACGCGCGCACCTCGGTAAGACTGCCCTCTGGAGCATCGTGTTTTTCGTGATCATGACGCTGCTGGCGAGCTCGCTGGGACTCGGGCTCAATCTGCTGTTCCGCCCAGGCCTCGGGGCCAGCCTCGCAGAGACTGCCGCAATGCCGGCGAACCTCGCGGGGGGTATCGACTGGACGAAGTTCCTCGTGGATATGGTGCCGGCGAATATCGTCGGTGCGCTGGTCGAAGGTAATGCGTTGCCGGTGCTTGTCTTCGGCGTGTTGCTGGGATCGGCGCTCTCGGTGGTCGAAGATCGCGCGGCGCCGCTGGTGGCGGTTCTCGAGTCGTTTCTGGCCGCGCTGTTCAAGATGATCGAATGGGTCATCGCGCTGTCGCCGTTCGCCGTGTTCGCCAGCATTGCCTGGTTGCTGGCGTCGAAAGGCGTGTCCGCCATCACACCGCTGATCAAGCTGCTCGGCATCGCGTATCTCGGCATGGCCGTCCTCGCCATCGTGCTCACGCTGATCCTCAAACTGATCGGCCTGTCGCCGCGCGCGGTCATCAAGCAGGTCAGCGAACCGCTGATCCTCGCGTTCAGCACACGGTCCTCGGAAATCACCTTCCCCGTGCACCTGAAGAGGCTGACGGAAATGGGTGTTCCGCAGTCCGTCGCGTCGACCATCCTGCCGCTTTCGTACATCTTCAATCGCGATGGCGCGGTGCTATATACGGCGCTCGCAGTCGGTTATCTGGCGGACGCCTATCACCTCGCATGGAGCTGGCCGGTGATGTTCACCATCGTCGTGCTGACCATCATCACGATCGACGGTGCGGCCAACGTTCCGTCGGGTGCCATCGTCGCCATCACAGCCATTCTCTCGGCGGTCGGTTTGCCGGCCGAAGCCGTGCTGCTGATCCTCGGCATCGACGCATTCTTCGACATGGGACGTACCGCACTGAACGTGTACGCAAGCACCGTTGCGACTGCGGTTGCCATGCGGATTTCTGGCGAGCCCTACAGCGGGCCCGCAACCGACGAGCGAACGGCTGGACCGTTGGGCTCGCTGCGTGAAAACACGTAA
- a CDS encoding Lrp/AsnC family transcriptional regulator, producing the protein MIALDDIDRQLIALLRDNARLPVVALAKELRVARATVQNRMTRLEQGGVIVGYTVRLKASAERHRIRALMSIAVQGNRAASVVKVLRGHPNVATIHSTNGRWDMVAELQADSLESFDRVLGTIRLIDGIATTETSILLSTHKA; encoded by the coding sequence ATGATTGCGCTCGACGACATCGACCGGCAACTCATCGCGCTGCTGCGCGACAATGCGCGGCTGCCGGTCGTCGCGCTTGCGAAGGAACTGCGGGTCGCGCGCGCGACCGTGCAGAACCGGATGACGCGACTCGAACAGGGCGGTGTGATCGTCGGCTATACGGTGCGGCTGAAGGCGAGCGCGGAGCGCCACCGGATCCGCGCGCTGATGTCGATTGCCGTGCAGGGCAATCGGGCCGCGTCGGTCGTCAAGGTGCTGCGCGGTCACCCGAACGTCGCGACGATTCATAGCACGAACGGCCGTTGGGACATGGTCGCGGAGCTGCAGGCGGATTCGCTGGAGAGCTTCGATCGCGTTCTTGGGACGATTCGTTTGATCGATGGGATCGCGACCACTGAGACGAGCATCTTGCTTTCAACGCACAAGGCGTGA
- a CDS encoding MFS transporter gives MDTTIQVAEALSVEQGEKPAWGAVFSMTLGVFALVTAEFLPASLLTPIASSLGVTEGVAGQAVTMTAAVALVTSLLTATLTRSIDRRRVLLAFTMLLIASNLVVGFATNLPAILIGRVLLGVALGGFWTMSAATAMRLVPPAMVPRALSIIFSGVSVATIAAAPLGSYFGNLIGWRSVFLIAAALGVLALVWQAATLPKMAPNGATRLRTLIDVLMRPTVGLGMLATILVFTGHFAFFTYLRPFLETVSGVGVNGLSGILLGYGVANFVGTSLAGRLLERNLRLTLIAMPAAMILIGVALVSLGRAPVADAVLIALWGVAFGGVPVAWSTWVTRTVPDEAESAGGLIVAAVQLAISIGAAAGGVVFDVSGAKGVFMGSAAVLVVAVLAILSGVPANAAAHRG, from the coding sequence ATGGACACCACTATCCAGGTCGCGGAGGCCTTATCGGTCGAGCAGGGCGAGAAACCGGCGTGGGGTGCCGTCTTCTCGATGACGCTCGGCGTTTTTGCCCTGGTCACGGCGGAGTTTCTGCCCGCCAGCCTGCTCACGCCGATCGCGTCGAGCCTCGGCGTGACCGAGGGCGTGGCGGGGCAGGCGGTCACGATGACCGCGGCCGTCGCACTCGTAACGAGCCTGCTGACCGCCACGCTGACGCGCAGCATCGACAGGAGGCGCGTGTTGCTCGCATTCACGATGTTGCTGATCGCGTCGAACCTGGTGGTCGGTTTCGCCACGAACCTGCCGGCCATCCTGATCGGACGCGTGCTGCTCGGCGTGGCGCTTGGCGGTTTCTGGACGATGTCGGCGGCGACCGCGATGCGGCTCGTTCCGCCAGCGATGGTGCCGCGCGCGCTGTCGATCATCTTCAGCGGCGTGTCTGTCGCGACGATTGCCGCCGCGCCGCTCGGTAGTTACTTCGGCAACCTGATCGGCTGGCGCAGCGTGTTTCTGATCGCAGCCGCGCTCGGCGTGCTCGCGCTCGTCTGGCAGGCCGCCACCTTACCGAAGATGGCGCCGAACGGAGCGACGCGGCTACGCACACTGATCGACGTGCTGATGCGACCGACGGTCGGACTCGGCATGCTCGCCACGATCCTGGTGTTCACCGGACACTTCGCGTTCTTCACCTACTTGCGGCCTTTTCTGGAGACCGTGTCGGGCGTCGGCGTGAACGGCCTGTCAGGGATTCTGCTGGGCTACGGCGTGGCGAACTTCGTCGGTACGTCGCTGGCTGGCCGGCTGCTCGAACGCAACCTGCGACTGACGTTGATTGCGATGCCGGCGGCGATGATCTTGATCGGTGTGGCGCTCGTCAGCCTGGGGCGTGCGCCGGTCGCCGATGCTGTGTTGATCGCGCTATGGGGCGTGGCGTTCGGCGGCGTGCCGGTGGCGTGGTCCACCTGGGTCACGCGGACCGTACCCGATGAGGCGGAAAGCGCGGGCGGCCTGATCGTCGCGGCCGTTCAGCTGGCGATCTCAATAGGCGCGGCAGCGGGTGGCGTCGTGTTCGACGTGAGCGGGGCGAAGGGCGTGTTCATGGGAAGTGCCGCAGTGCTGGTCGTGGCCGTGCTTGCGATACTTTCCGGTGTGCCGGCCAATGCGGCGGCACACCGGGGGTAA
- a CDS encoding dimethylarginine dimethylaminohydrolase family protein: MHFTKAIVRCPAASCGAGLTTAQSGAPDYARTLTQFQAYCDAFRSLGVELIELPTLDAFPDGHFVEDVAVVTAEFAVITRPGAPARRGEIDSIATPLAAHRSLLPMHDGRLDGGDVMQVDKRFYIGLSGRTDAAGIAAFEALVAPHGYTVEAIPLEAGLHLKSVLNYLGDDVLLVTEALAGHRAFDGFRRIVIDTADEYACNTLPVNGALLTPAGYPRVHEKIAALDMPVHVLDASEFHKMDGGLTCLSLRF, from the coding sequence ATGCATTTCACGAAGGCAATCGTCCGTTGTCCCGCTGCATCGTGCGGCGCGGGCCTCACCACTGCGCAGTCGGGTGCCCCCGACTACGCCAGGACACTGACGCAATTCCAGGCCTACTGCGACGCGTTTCGTTCGCTCGGTGTCGAACTGATCGAACTGCCGACGCTCGACGCATTTCCGGACGGCCATTTCGTCGAGGACGTCGCCGTTGTCACCGCGGAATTCGCGGTCATCACGCGTCCCGGCGCACCCGCGCGGCGCGGCGAGATCGATTCGATTGCTACGCCGCTTGCTGCGCATCGTAGCTTGCTACCGATGCATGACGGGCGGCTTGACGGCGGCGATGTGATGCAGGTCGACAAACGTTTTTACATCGGACTGTCGGGTCGCACGGATGCGGCCGGTATCGCCGCGTTCGAGGCACTCGTCGCGCCACACGGCTACACCGTCGAAGCGATTCCTCTCGAAGCCGGGCTGCATCTGAAATCGGTGCTCAACTATCTTGGCGACGATGTGCTGCTCGTGACCGAGGCGCTCGCGGGGCATCGCGCGTTCGATGGTTTTCGCCGGATCGTGATCGACACCGCCGACGAATATGCGTGCAACACGCTGCCGGTTAACGGTGCGCTGCTAACGCCTGCCGGTTATCCGCGCGTGCACGAGAAGATCGCTGCGCTCGATATGCCGGTGCACGTGCTCGACGCGAGCGAATTCCACAAGATGGATGGCGGATTAACGTGCCTGTCGCTGCGGTTCTAA
- a CDS encoding GntR family transcriptional regulator has translation MEAPQSDTQAAYIQIRSRILDGRLAPGDPVSPRSIADNLMLGHTPVRSAIQRLIVEGLVEAIPKKGTYVTAPTTNDLREIFEVRLALESTAAYLAAANGPTDGLNHAMEELLRLLDQQSTNVMAEQRHGWVFHQEMFAACRNERLFTTYKVLRAQTGPALNELQHHDAATVRRGTLEHLNIYKAIKAKEPEEARRHMWNHIVDATDARINLIRTQHESAK, from the coding sequence ATGGAAGCGCCACAATCCGATACTCAGGCCGCCTACATCCAGATTCGCTCGCGAATACTCGACGGGCGGCTGGCGCCCGGCGACCCGGTATCGCCCCGAAGCATAGCCGACAACCTGATGCTTGGACACACGCCGGTCCGCTCTGCGATACAGCGCCTGATCGTCGAAGGGCTGGTCGAGGCCATCCCCAAGAAAGGAACCTACGTCACCGCACCGACCACCAACGATCTACGCGAAATTTTCGAGGTGCGCCTGGCTCTCGAGAGCACGGCCGCCTACCTGGCTGCGGCGAACGGCCCAACCGACGGCCTGAACCACGCGATGGAGGAATTGCTGCGGCTGCTCGATCAGCAATCGACCAACGTAATGGCCGAGCAGCGCCACGGCTGGGTATTCCATCAGGAGATGTTCGCTGCCTGCCGGAACGAACGACTGTTCACGACTTACAAGGTGCTGCGGGCGCAGACGGGACCGGCGCTCAACGAACTACAGCACCACGACGCGGCCACGGTGCGGCGCGGAACGCTGGAGCATCTGAATATCTATAAAGCAATCAAGGCGAAAGAGCCGGAAGAAGCACGCCGGCATATGTGGAATCACATCGTCGATGCAACTGATGCACGAATTAATTTAATCCGGACGCAACATGAATCTGCCAAATAA
- a CDS encoding AraC family transcriptional regulator, which produces MTSQVTHMPQQSDSHDLISDLLLGMRLFGVRYRRIQVARPFGIAFGTVPGRAQFHFVGRGPVVLRTASETYRLEAGDALLLPHGAAHELLSALDVPSRAITAFETAPLCDSVTQVDTAKHGAPADTSKGKDASEASAGADDALIFSGCMELDLGGMQPLVAAMPEVMHVGTLLERYPEIRPMLDAMERESCGERAGFAGILARLADVIAAFIVRGWVECGCGDATGWVQALRDPRLGRAIVALHRDPGRNWTVAELASEMGHSRSVFAERFLAATGMTPVRYLTELRMRLASQWITRDRESIETVAYRLGYGSLAAFSRAFKRVVGQSPGAVRAQDVAAVD; this is translated from the coding sequence ATGACTTCGCAGGTGACGCATATGCCGCAGCAATCCGATTCCCACGACCTCATCAGCGATCTGCTGCTCGGCATGCGCCTCTTTGGCGTGCGCTACCGACGCATTCAGGTCGCACGCCCGTTCGGTATCGCCTTCGGTACCGTGCCGGGGCGAGCCCAGTTTCACTTTGTCGGTCGCGGGCCGGTTGTACTGCGCACGGCCAGCGAGACCTACCGGCTCGAAGCCGGCGACGCGCTGTTGCTGCCGCATGGCGCCGCACACGAACTGCTCTCCGCACTGGACGTGCCGAGCCGCGCGATCACTGCGTTCGAGACCGCACCGCTATGCGATTCCGTGACTCAGGTCGACACCGCGAAACACGGTGCCCCCGCGGACACAAGCAAAGGAAAAGACGCAAGCGAAGCATCCGCCGGCGCCGACGACGCATTGATCTTCAGCGGCTGCATGGAGCTCGATCTGGGCGGCATGCAGCCGCTCGTCGCCGCGATGCCCGAGGTGATGCATGTCGGCACGCTGCTCGAACGCTACCCGGAAATCCGGCCGATGCTCGATGCCATGGAACGCGAATCCTGCGGCGAACGAGCGGGCTTCGCCGGCATCCTCGCGCGGCTTGCGGATGTCATCGCCGCGTTCATCGTGCGCGGCTGGGTCGAGTGCGGCTGCGGCGACGCAACGGGCTGGGTGCAGGCCCTGCGCGATCCGCGCCTCGGTCGTGCGATCGTCGCGTTGCATCGCGATCCGGGCCGCAACTGGACAGTCGCGGAACTGGCCTCCGAGATGGGTCACTCGCGCTCCGTCTTCGCCGAGCGTTTTCTGGCTGCAACGGGCATGACGCCGGTGCGCTATCTGACCGAATTGCGCATGCGTCTCGCATCGCAATGGATCACCCGCGATCGCGAATCGATCGAAACGGTTGCGTATCGCCTGGGGTACGGTTCGCTCGCAGCTTTTAGCCGCGCCTTCAAGCGCGTCGTGGGACAATCGCCGGGCGCAGTGCGCGCGCAGGATGTAGCGGCGGTCGACTAA
- a CDS encoding GNAT family N-acetyltransferase, which translates to MSFDRSLFSIRSVSAERVFPLRSTILLDGNTEASHFRGDDEASTLHLAVYDQDAIVAVATVCQEAFPGSPGDTAWRLRGVAVEPKWQGYGLGRLMIKLCIDHAQHKGGRLVWCTARESALGFYDSIGFASSSPPFTLPSRAGVLFYEMHYVLPGKPAPDVE; encoded by the coding sequence ATGTCGTTTGACCGATCGCTTTTCTCAATCCGTTCCGTTTCCGCAGAACGGGTTTTTCCACTTCGAAGCACGATCCTGCTGGACGGCAATACAGAGGCTAGCCATTTTCGCGGTGACGATGAGGCGTCGACCCTGCATCTGGCCGTCTACGATCAGGATGCAATCGTTGCTGTTGCAACCGTATGTCAGGAAGCGTTTCCAGGTTCGCCGGGAGATACGGCGTGGCGCCTGCGAGGGGTCGCCGTCGAGCCGAAGTGGCAGGGATACGGCCTTGGCCGTCTGATGATCAAGCTGTGTATCGATCACGCACAGCATAAAGGTGGACGACTGGTCTGGTGCACCGCACGAGAAAGCGCGCTGGGATTCTACGATTCGATCGGTTTTGCGTCGTCGTCGCCGCCGTTCACGCTACCGTCAAGAGCCGGGGTGCTGTTCTATGAAATGCACTACGTGCTGCCGGGCAAACCTGCGCCGGACGTCGAATGA